A single genomic interval of Planctomycetaceae bacterium harbors:
- a CDS encoding TPM domain-containing protein, which yields MTRRLKSRFAAAVLAACMLALAVPARADAPPLGSPQGFVNDRAGVLTAEQRSALEQKLRGYADGEPFVQIVVLTVETLGGEPVEDYAQKVFDTWKIGQKGKDNGVLLLIAVKDRKLRIHSGYGVEGKLTDGTAGDIIRYEITPAFKNNDYAAGINAGCEAIAKVLTGEFDASSRWQRDFDNLSEGRFFLGAIVAMIGGGVAGLIWKKHKIGGLLGLIVAIGAIGLLIWSCIAAFFWLFAIIAFMKGLGAGGGRSGGFFGGSGGGWSSGGGGGGGFGGFGGGSSGGGGASGSW from the coding sequence TTGACTAGGCGCCTCAAAAGCCGATTCGCCGCAGCGGTTCTGGCGGCATGCATGCTGGCGCTGGCGGTGCCGGCGCGAGCCGACGCCCCGCCGCTGGGCAGCCCCCAGGGCTTCGTGAACGATCGCGCGGGCGTTCTGACGGCCGAGCAGCGCAGTGCTCTGGAGCAGAAGCTGCGCGGCTACGCCGATGGCGAGCCGTTCGTCCAGATCGTCGTGCTGACGGTGGAGACGCTGGGCGGCGAGCCGGTCGAGGATTATGCCCAGAAGGTCTTCGACACCTGGAAGATCGGCCAGAAGGGCAAGGACAACGGCGTGCTGCTGCTGATCGCCGTCAAGGACCGCAAGCTGCGCATCCACAGCGGCTACGGCGTCGAGGGCAAGCTGACCGACGGGACGGCCGGCGACATCATCCGATACGAGATCACGCCGGCGTTCAAGAACAACGATTACGCGGCCGGCATCAACGCCGGCTGCGAGGCCATCGCCAAGGTGCTCACCGGCGAGTTTGACGCATCGAGCCGCTGGCAGCGTGACTTCGACAATCTCAGCGAAGGGCGCTTCTTCCTGGGCGCGATTGTCGCCATGATCGGCGGCGGCGTTGCGGGCCTGATATGGAAGAAGCACAAGATCGGCGGGTTGCTGGGGCTGATCGTCGCCATCGGGGCAATTGGGTTGCTGATCTGGTCGTGCATAGCGGCTTTCTTCTGGCTGTTTGCGATCATCGCGTTTATGAAGGGGCTGGGTGCCGGGGGCGGCCGCAGCGGAGGATTCTTCGGCGGCTCGGGCGGAGGCTGGAGCAGTGGCGGCGGCGGGGGTGGGGGCTTTGGCGGATTCGGCGGCGGCAGCAGCGGCGGCGGCGGGGCGTCGGGGAGCTGGTGA